The Mytilus edulis chromosome 4, xbMytEdul2.2, whole genome shotgun sequence nucleotide sequence TATGAGTACATGATAAGTCCGCCATCTGATAATGTAATCCCTTTTTACCTTTTAATACTCTATATTTATTTCCTGTAGTTGTTGAAGCTAAAACTGTTGAGTGTGGATAAGTTAACGAATTAAAGTTTTCACCGTGCACAAGACATCTGCAGAACGTCCGAATGAAAGTTCTACGGAATTTTTGTCCAAAAGCACAATAGAGTATAAAGTTGATAGCACTATTGAATGTAACCATGAAATTACGAATTGTTGACAGAATCTGCCACCCGTACATATGTATGACATAACTATTTACAGAAAATGCTACGTTGTACACCAAAGCAGGTAATTGGCATATCATAAACACTATGACAACAGATACCAACATGATTGTCACATTATTTTCACGTGACTGCCTGACGTTCATATCTTTCCGTTGCTGGTGCGACCTTCTCACCGCAAATATAAGAAATGTATTTAAAACTGCTAATGATGTAAGAGGTATGAAGAACATAATGAAAAGATAAAGCCACAGAAAATAGACTTGACGGTACAcattattttttccaaaatctgTAAAAGCATAATCCAGTTCTGTCGTGTTCGTTGTGTTATTATCTCGACGGATGATCTCATAGTCAAACCACCGATTTACGTTGAAAAGGAATGACGTCACAGACACAAAGGCTATAACGAGCCGTGCTCTGGCTATAGTGCACATCCGAGCTGCTTTAAGTGGATGACACACGGCTATGTACCGCTCAACCGTGAAAGATACGGTCAACCATAAAGTTGCTGTTTGAGCAATTAAGGCGAACGGGTAAATATATTTAACGATATACGGAAACACATATCCTTTAAATCCTATTGACAGCTGTGGCAGCACCATTAGACAGAACGTTCCCAGAAGCACCATTCCATCCCAGACAGCCAGTGCTGTAAGGTAACAATTTGTGGATGAATGCATTGTCCTTCTAGTCAATACTATCACTGTCAAACTGTTGCCTACAAGGCCAAGGACGATAATTATGATAGCCATAAACCCGTTCATGTATCTTTCGAGTAGGACCGAATCTACTAGGTGATGCTGCTGACTGTCAACAGCGATTGGTAGAAATGTCGTAATATCCAAGTGCTGTGATTGATCTCGTGGAAAGGACGGATTCCAGCCAGTTTTATTGGAAATAAACGAAAGCATCGGGGTATCCTCCGTTTCCATAGCAACTACCTGCATTTGAATATGGTCTTTCGGAATCTTTAACTATGGGGGAAAAAGGTGACTTCAATATTCTGATCTCTTTGATGTTATTGTGATGGAAATTGAGTTCCTTTCGGTTCGATTGTAATTGTTGAGTGAATTACTGGATTAACGATTCGCATGACTTTTTCCTGAAAATGTAATGAAGATGCATTATTCAGCTggaataattatttaaaatgaaaattctgGACTCTTTTATTCACTGAAACACTCGTATAAAAGTTCCATGCTAGAAGAACTAAAGCAGAAATCCATGTCCGACTATCTCAAACTTAAAGCATTTGTAATCTCCAAGGAGAATTTTATTTGACTATGCAGACAATTTTCATCTGTATTTAACATGAAAACAACGTGTAGGAATTAATTACGGTTTAGTACTCCCTCTATATTTGTGAATTGATTAATTcagaattatatattatttttgttagaAGTCGGGaatagttaattttttttcacacgTCTTGGATTACACCCAACATGCATGGTACCATATCATTTTGCATTTAGAATGTGTATTGCACTTATAGTTATCCAATAATTTACTTCTATCCATGATATTCTCAAAATGATACATTTTCGCAGAAATTAAGCCTCGATCTGAGTTAGTAAAAGACTGATTTATCgttttttgtttgtatagttAACATTGTAGACTTGTTTTCTTCATgaaatgtcaatattttattCCGTTATTGCAAACCTTAACAAGACACATCAAAGCATAAGTAGATagacaaatatg carries:
- the LOC139519668 gene encoding FMRFamide receptor-like, translated to MQVVAMETEDTPMLSFISNKTGWNPSFPRDQSQHLDITTFLPIAVDSQQHHLVDSVLLERYMNGFMAIIIIVLGLVGNSLTVIVLTRRTMHSSTNCYLTALAVWDGMVLLGTFCLMVLPQLSIGFKGYVFPYIVKYIYPFALIAQTATLWLTVSFTVERYIAVCHPLKAARMCTIARARLVIAFVSVTSFLFNVNRWFDYEIIRRDNNTTNTTELDYAFTDFGKNNVYRQVYFLWLYLFIMFFIPLTSLAVLNTFLIFAVRRSHQQRKDMNVRQSRENNVTIMLVSVVIVFMICQLPALVYNVAFSVNSYVIHMYGWQILSTIRNFMVTFNSAINFILYCAFGQKFRRTFIRTFCRCLVHGENFNSLTYPHSTVLASTTTGNKYRVLKGKKGLHYQMADLSCTHNTLLSKYTPHSRTDLLPLPKVGRQKFENGRCRNRNYDYRGNIQEESELCDMIKTPNSSCPPSPI